A stretch of the Bordetella genomosp. 8 genome encodes the following:
- a CDS encoding NAD-dependent succinate-semialdehyde dehydrogenase: MTYATTNPYTGEVLKTFPSATNEQVATAIDKAHAAFLTWRETPHGERAAILQKAADILRKECNAYAKLLTLEMGKLYAEAKAEVELSARIFEYYVHNAERLLQPEKLPVADPAEGVAILVHEPLGVLLAIEPWNFPYYQIARIIAPQLSAGNTMLLKHASNVPQSAAAFETLMREAGLPDGAFTNLYATRDQVEMIINDPRVHGVALTGSEDAGAIVAAQAGKALKKSTMELGGADAFVVLADADMEKTVKWAVFGRHWNGGQVCVSSKRMIIVDQVYDEFLRRYREGVAALKAGDPFDAATTLAPLSSQAAADDLKEKIRLAVAHGAKAEQVGPPVPEQGAFVQPTILTGIGPENPARHWEFFGPVSMLFRARDEADAVRIANDSPFGLGGSVFTADTGRGAEVARQISTGMVFVNHPTKVEADLPFGGIRRSGYGRELLGLGLKEFVNHKLIDVVDIDARF; the protein is encoded by the coding sequence ATGACGTACGCCACCACCAATCCCTACACCGGAGAGGTATTGAAGACTTTCCCCTCCGCCACCAATGAACAGGTGGCGACCGCCATCGACAAGGCACATGCGGCCTTCCTGACGTGGCGTGAGACGCCTCACGGCGAACGCGCGGCTATCCTGCAAAAGGCTGCCGACATCCTGCGCAAGGAATGCAATGCCTACGCCAAGCTGCTGACGCTGGAGATGGGCAAGCTGTACGCCGAAGCCAAGGCGGAAGTCGAACTGTCGGCGAGAATCTTCGAATACTACGTCCACAACGCCGAACGGCTGCTGCAACCGGAAAAGCTGCCGGTGGCGGATCCGGCGGAAGGCGTCGCCATCCTGGTGCACGAACCGCTGGGCGTGCTGCTGGCCATCGAACCCTGGAACTTCCCCTACTACCAGATCGCGCGCATCATCGCGCCTCAATTGTCGGCGGGCAACACCATGCTGCTGAAGCACGCCTCCAACGTGCCGCAAAGCGCCGCGGCTTTCGAGACGCTGATGCGCGAGGCAGGCCTGCCCGATGGCGCATTCACCAATCTGTATGCGACGCGTGACCAGGTCGAAATGATCATCAACGACCCGCGCGTGCACGGCGTCGCGCTGACGGGTTCCGAGGACGCCGGCGCAATCGTCGCCGCCCAGGCCGGCAAGGCCTTGAAGAAGTCGACCATGGAACTGGGGGGTGCCGACGCCTTCGTCGTGCTGGCGGACGCCGACATGGAGAAGACCGTCAAGTGGGCGGTGTTCGGCCGGCACTGGAACGGGGGCCAGGTCTGCGTATCGTCCAAGCGCATGATCATCGTGGACCAGGTCTATGACGAATTCCTGCGCCGCTACCGCGAAGGCGTCGCCGCCTTGAAGGCGGGCGATCCTTTCGACGCCGCTACCACGCTGGCGCCGCTGTCCTCCCAGGCCGCCGCCGATGACCTCAAGGAAAAAATCCGCTTGGCCGTGGCGCACGGCGCCAAGGCGGAACAGGTGGGGCCACCCGTACCGGAACAAGGCGCTTTCGTGCAGCCCACCATCCTGACCGGAATCGGCCCGGAAAACCCGGCGCGCCATTGGGAGTTCTTCGGCCCGGTATCCATGCTGTTTCGCGCCAGGGACGAGGCCGACGCGGTGCGCATCGCCAACGACTCGCCTTTCGGCCTGGGCGGTTCGGTATTCACCGCCGACACCGGGCGCGGCGCCGAGGTCGCCCGGCAGATCTCCACCGGCATGGTGTTCGTCAATCATCCGACCAAGGTGGAAGCCGATCTGCCGTTCGGAGGCATCCGCCGCTCCGGCTACGGCCGTGAACTGCTTGGGCTGGGGCTCAAGGAGTTCGTCAACCACAAACTGATCGACGTCGTCGATATCGACGCACGTTTCTGA